Proteins encoded in a region of the Salminus brasiliensis chromosome 2, fSalBra1.hap2, whole genome shotgun sequence genome:
- the nup107 gene encoding nuclear pore complex protein Nup107: MEWSQNWLNSPVVRDSEVTRAARRKSSHKKVAFPLAQDASPSASAATPARAVLPHTPGSLFKQSFTPRSALKNPDVSAILGTGSRPSRFVNTPRPKGSLSMNLDDSDWTNSLYPSPLSVLGDGSFTDEMNMSAVMLKEEDPGEAASVSLFPEFLQSYLRHSSSAVFDLLEEYETICQEKVNTLQKLVLRSSSSQQKSSKTASITWLLQQEMVTWRLITSLYRDRIQTAMEDGLMMDITAPSESEKTIMEQFFQRDSLVRQSQLVVDWLESIAKDDIGDFSDNIEYYAKSVYWENTLHTLKLRRDQSSAGFSRPLVTELDPDAPIRQKRPLADLDREDDARLLRFLFTLIRAGMTDEAQRLCKRCGQAWRAATLEGWKLYHDPNINGGVVELQQVEGNPHRCVWKVCCWRMAEEEQFNRYERAVYAVLSGNLRQLLPVCETWEDTVWAYFRVLVDTLVEQELRSSGMGHEDLEDLPREYLEASWTMEKVFEELQATESKRVSEATKEHYHIIQKFVILGDLDGLLEEFSDWLGRSPPLPAHLLRFMTHLVLFYRSLGMHLKEEVCVDVLKAYISLLVKEKQVELIAFYVSNLPADMAVTQYAHFLEEVTETEQRKRCLELASQAGLDVAAVTKTVVEAVRERDSEEFSHHDLTPALDTGTTVEDRQKIDVIDWLVFDPAQRAEALKQSNAIMRKFLASKKHDAAKLVFAKVPEDSMREIYRQWEERGMNTPLPAEEENAIREHLCIRAYLEAHEAFNEWFRHMNAPPVKPTMPAQAKFTEKVAFEMKEKEYKMEYENWQGRLDALTEEVKERIYNVLLFVDGGWMVDVRDDAEEDSERAIQMALLRRLCLPMMTFLLLTVLQRTERHQESLRLADIIASDQHRLYEVFSKDELQKFLQKMRESSLLLLDKGLDPLGYELQS; this comes from the exons GAGCCAGAACTGGTTGAACTCTCCTGTTGTTCGTGACTCGGAGGTGACTCGAGCGGCACGAAGGAAAAGCTCGCACAAAAAGGTGGCCT TCCCTCTTGCTCAGGATGCGTCTCCTTCAGCCTCGGCGGCCACTCCTGCTCGAGCTGTGCTGCCACACACTCCCGGCTCACTCTTCAAGCAGtcct TCACCCCCAGAAGTGCCCTGAAGAACCCAGATGTGTCGGCTATTTTGGGAACGGGAAGCAGGCCGTCCCGCTTTGTGAACACACCACGTCCCAAAGGCAGCCTCAGCATG AATCTGGACGACAGTGATTGGACGAACAGTCTGTACCCCTCTCCACTCTCTGTACTGGGGGACGGCAGCTTCACTGATGAGATGAACATGAGCGCTGTAATGTTGAAGGAGGAGGACCCTGGAGAGGCtg cctccgTCAGTCTGTTTCCAGAGTTCCTGCAGTCGTATCTGCGTCACTCCTCCAGCGCAGTGTTTGACCTTCTGGAGGAGTACGAGACCATCTGTCAGGAGAAG GTGAACACCCTGCAGAAGCTGGTCCTGCGCTCCTCCTCCAGCCAGCAGAAGTCCTCCAAAACTGCCAGCATCACCTGGTTACTGCAGCAGGAGATGGTCACCTGGAGACTCATCACCTCActttacag ggacAGGATCCAGACCGCGATGGAGGACGGGCTGATGATGGACATAACT GCTCCCAGTGAAAGTGAGAAGACAATAATGGAGCAGTTCTTCCAGAGGGACAGCTTGGTCCGACAGAGccag CTGGTTGTGGACTGGCTGGAGAGCATTGCCAAAGACGACATTGGCGATTTCTCTGATAATATTGAGTACTACGCCAAGTCTGTGTACTG ggagaACACCCTGCACACTCTGAAACTGAGGCGAGACCAGTCCAGTGCAGGTTTCAGCAGGCCGCTGGTGACTGAATTGGACCCTGATGCCCCCATCAGGCAGAAGAGGCCTCTGGCTGATCTGGACCGAGAGGACGACGCTCGGCTGCTGCGGTTTCTCTTCACACTCATCCGCGCAGGAATGACCGACGAG gctcagAGGTTATGTAAGCGCTGTGGTCAGGCTTGGCGTGCTGCAACTTTAGAAGGGTGGAAGCTTTACCATGACCCCAACATCAACGGAG GTGTAGTCGAACTGCAGCAAGTGGAGGGGAATCCTCACAGGTGTGTGTGGAAGGTGTGCTGTTGGAGGATGGCAGAGGAG gAGCAGTTTAACAGGTACGAGAGAGCCGTCTACGCCGTACTGAGCGGAAACCTGCGACAG CTCCTGCCTGTGTGTGAGACGTGGGAGGACACTGTGTGGGCGTATTTCCGTGTGCTGGTGGACACGCTAGTGGAGCAGGAGCTCCGTTCCTCAGGGATGGGTCATGAGGACCTAGAGGACCTGCCCAGAGAATACCTGGAGGCCAG CTGGACGATGGAAAAGGTGTTTGAGGAGCTACAAGCAACCGAGTCAAAG AGGGTTTCAGAGGCAACCAAGGAGCACTACCACATCATACAGAAGTTTGTCATCCTCGGAGATTTGGACG GTCTTCTGGAGGAGTTCAGTGATTGGTTGGGGAGGAGTCCGCCATTGCCGGCCCATCTGCTGCGCTTCATGACACACCTGGTGCTGTTCTACCGCAGTCTGGGCATGCACCtgaag gaggaggtgtgtgtggatgtgttgaAGGCGTATATCTCTCTGTTGGTGAAGGAGAAACAGGTGGAGCTGATTGCCTTTTATGTCAGTAACCTGCCAGCGGACATGGCCGTCACTCAGTATGCTCACTTCCTCGAGGAAGTGACCGAGACGGAACAGCGGAAACGCTGCCTGGAGCTCGCCAGCCAAGCCG GTCTGGACGTGGCGGCGGTCACGAAGACTGTGGTAGAGGCCgtcagggagagagacagtgaggaaTTTTCTCACCATGATCTGACTCCTGCTCTGGACACTGGGACTACAGTG GAGGATCGTCAGAAAATTGATGTGATTGATTGGCTGGTGTTTGACCCTGCCCAACGTGCCGAGGCTTTGAAGCAGAGCAATGCCATCATGAGGAAATTCCTGG CTTCTAAGAAACACGACGCCGCTAAGCTGGTCTTCGCCAAAGTCCCAGAAGATTCCATGAGGGAAATCTACCGTCAGTGGGAGGAGCGAGGCATGAACACGCCCCTTCCTGCTGAGGAGGAGAACGCCATTCGTGAACACCTCTGTATACGGGCTTACCTG GAAGCTCACGAGGCCTTTAATGAGTGGTTCAGGCACATGAACGCTCCTCCTGTGAAGCCCACCATGCCGGCCCAGGCCAAGTTCACAGAGAAGGTGGCCTTTGAGATGAAGGAGAAGGAGTACAAG atGGAGTATGAGAACTGGCAGGGTCGTCTAGACGCTCTGACGGAGGAGGTGAAGGAGAGGATTTATAACGTTCTGCTGTTTGTGGATGGAGGCTGGATGGTGGATGTCCGAGAT gaCGCTGAGGAAGACTCGGAGCGTGCCATCCAGATGGCTCTGCTGCGGCGTTTGTGTTTGCCGATGATGACGTTCCTGCTGCTGACGGTTCTGCAGCGCACCGAGCGCCACCAGGAGAGCCTCCGCCTCGCCGACATCATCGCCTCCGACCAGCACAGGCTATATGAG GTGTTCTCCAAAGACGAGCTGCAGAAGTTCCTTCAGAAGATGAGGGAGTCGTCTCTGCTGCTGTTGGATAAGGGGCTCGATCCTCTTGGCTATGAGCTCCaatcctaa